One genomic segment of Vulgatibacter sp. includes these proteins:
- the nth gene encoding endonuclease III has translation MPTEAERLRAVQVIDHLDDEMPEAHIELDYTTDLELLVAVMLSAQCTDAMVNRCTPSLFAAYRSAADYAKAQPEDLHPHISRCGLYRNKAKNVVAAMQSIETEWGGKLPPTREALEKLPGVGRKTAGVVAVHAFDGQAFPVDTHVGRLARRLGFTAHEDPDKVELDLQQLFPPQRWGKGHQLLVWHGRRTCYARKPACSRCVVGDLCPRKGVTDAT, from the coding sequence ATCCCCACCGAGGCCGAGCGCCTCCGCGCCGTGCAGGTGATCGATCACCTCGACGACGAGATGCCCGAAGCCCACATCGAGCTCGACTACACCACCGACCTCGAGCTCCTGGTGGCGGTGATGCTCTCGGCGCAGTGCACCGACGCGATGGTGAACCGCTGCACCCCGAGCCTCTTCGCCGCCTACCGCAGCGCCGCCGACTACGCGAAGGCGCAGCCCGAGGATCTCCACCCCCACATCTCGCGCTGCGGCCTCTACCGCAACAAGGCGAAGAACGTGGTGGCGGCGATGCAATCGATCGAGACGGAGTGGGGCGGCAAGCTCCCGCCCACCCGCGAGGCGCTCGAGAAGCTCCCCGGCGTGGGGCGCAAGACCGCCGGCGTCGTCGCCGTGCACGCCTTCGACGGCCAGGCCTTCCCCGTCGATACCCACGTCGGCCGCCTCGCCCGCCGCCTCGGCTTCACCGCCCACGAGGACCCCGACAAGGTGGAGCTCGATCTGCAGCAGCTCTTCCCGCCGCAGCGCTGGGGCAAGGGCCACCAGCTCCTCGTCTGGCACGGCCGCCGCACCTGCTACGCGCGCAAGCCGGCGTGCTCCCGCTGCGTGGTCGGCGATCTCTGCCCGCGGAAGGGCGTCACCGACGCGACGTGA
- the def gene encoding peptide deformylase, translating to MVREILIWPDPRLKEKALPVEAVDANVRALIDDMFETMYRADGVGLAATQIGVMQRVVTVDTSGADEDVKPFAMINPEILETEGSMKYKEGCLSVPGEAEEVKRAAFVKVRFLDRDGNPVEMEATGLTAVCIQHEVDHLNGVVFVDHLSALKRELIRKRMKRVKSEKEHGGAEA from the coding sequence ATGGTTCGCGAAATCCTCATCTGGCCCGATCCCCGCTTGAAGGAGAAGGCGCTCCCCGTGGAAGCGGTGGACGCCAACGTCCGGGCCCTGATCGACGACATGTTCGAGACCATGTACCGCGCCGACGGCGTGGGCCTGGCGGCCACGCAGATCGGCGTGATGCAGCGGGTGGTCACCGTCGACACCTCCGGCGCCGACGAGGACGTGAAGCCCTTCGCCATGATCAACCCCGAGATCCTCGAGACCGAGGGGTCGATGAAGTACAAGGAGGGCTGCCTCTCGGTGCCGGGTGAGGCCGAGGAGGTGAAGCGCGCCGCCTTCGTGAAGGTCCGCTTCCTCGATCGCGACGGGAACCCGGTGGAGATGGAGGCGACCGGCCTCACCGCCGTGTGCATCCAGCACGAGGTCGATCACCTGAACGGCGTGGTCTTCGTCGACCACCTCTCCGCGCTCAAGCGCGAGCTCATCCGCAAGCGGATGAAGCGGGTGAAGAGCGAGAAGGAGCACGGCGGCGCGGAGGCCTGA
- a CDS encoding chorismate mutase — protein sequence MSLLQPIRGTIPLQPTSAAAVAEATRRLCTELLAHNRLRPGDVVAARFVGDAGMAVPPLDAARAVGWTGIPIFFTRSPAASGRLEVEAHVRLVRRRRLKVLELS from the coding sequence ATGTCGTTGCTGCAGCCAATCCGGGGCACGATCCCCCTTCAACCGACCAGCGCCGCCGCGGTGGCCGAAGCGACCCGGCGCCTCTGCACCGAGCTGCTCGCCCACAACCGGCTGCGTCCTGGCGACGTGGTCGCTGCGCGCTTCGTCGGCGACGCCGGCATGGCCGTCCCGCCCCTCGACGCAGCGCGGGCGGTGGGCTGGACCGGCATCCCGATCTTCTTCACCCGCAGCCCCGCAGCCAGCGGCAGGCTCGAGGTGGAGGCGCACGTGCGGCTCGTGCGGCGCCGTCGCCTCAAAGTCCTGGAGCTCTCGTGA
- a CDS encoding cytochrome c biogenesis CcdA family protein yields MTSLTLPAAFAAGALSFLSPCVFPLVPGYLSFLTGSAAGEGGSRRRAVLLASFFALGFGLVFVALGATASGIGQILGEHRRWLELAGGAVVLLFGLHLLGLLRISLFFREARFHKLPAPKGPAGALLIGAAFGFGWSPCVGPLLGGVLTLAAAESTIGQGIWLLVAYALGLALPFVASAAALDRFLVASKRIRPMLPWVERTGGAFLAAFGLLLLTGNVGVVAQYLPGFESLAL; encoded by the coding sequence ATGACCTCCCTCACCTTGCCGGCAGCCTTCGCAGCGGGCGCCCTCTCGTTCCTCTCGCCGTGCGTCTTCCCGCTCGTGCCCGGCTACCTCTCCTTCCTCACCGGCAGCGCGGCGGGGGAGGGCGGGAGCCGGCGCCGCGCGGTGCTGCTCGCCTCCTTCTTCGCCCTCGGCTTCGGCCTCGTCTTCGTCGCCCTCGGCGCCACCGCCTCCGGCATCGGCCAGATCCTCGGCGAGCACCGCCGCTGGCTCGAGCTCGCAGGCGGCGCGGTGGTGCTCCTCTTCGGCCTCCACCTCCTCGGGCTCCTGCGCATCTCGCTCTTCTTCCGCGAAGCGCGCTTCCACAAGCTCCCGGCGCCGAAGGGGCCTGCGGGCGCGCTGCTGATCGGCGCCGCCTTCGGCTTCGGCTGGTCGCCCTGCGTGGGGCCGCTCCTCGGCGGCGTGCTCACCCTCGCCGCTGCGGAGTCGACCATCGGCCAGGGGATCTGGCTCCTCGTCGCCTACGCGCTGGGGCTCGCGCTCCCCTTCGTTGCGTCGGCAGCTGCCCTCGATCGCTTCCTGGTCGCCTCGAAGCGGATCCGGCCGATGCTCCCGTGGGTGGAGAGGACCGGCGGCGCGTTTCTCGCCGCTTTCGGCCTGCTGCTCCTCACCGGCAACGTCGGCGTCGTGGCCCAGTACCTCCCCGGCTTCGAGTCGCTGGCGTTGTAG
- the priA gene encoding primosomal protein N', producing the protein MRIEVAVGAPVRGTFTYEADDALALEPGRRLVVPFGRRRAIGFYLGPATAAPEGQVKAVEQVLDDGPVFPEDVLALLRFAADYYLYPLGEALRGALPPDLGRVGEVGRERSERAPAIEAVELIESPEVARAALGRSRSQAAIVEHLAARGGSAPVEELKLAVKGAPALLKKLEERGLVRLVRVERKADDAAFRQEKAHPPTPAQARACEEIGEALGRFETFLLHGVTGSGKTEVYLRVIAEARAKGKGALVLVPEIALTPQLAGRFRSRFGPDVAVLHSGLSDRERSQEFRRLLSGEARIAVGVRSAVFAPVRDLGIVIVDEEHEPSFKQEEKLRYHARDLAVYRARLLGVPCVLGSATPSLETLKNARDGRYRLVELRQRVDSRPLPEVELVDLSRKGRRAEPPPGAERAETELVGPTLAAAIEETLAAGKQTILFLNRRGNASMVVCAACGEGARCHACDVALTHHLHRNELRCHYCDYRVRKPDTCPSCNGELLVLGIGTERLEQELARRFPDARTLRLDRDAAGTSAELTRILASFARGEADVLVGTQMVAKGHDFPGVTLVGVILADVGLGLPDFRASERTFQLLAQVAGRAGRGRDAGRVVVQTFNPGAEAIACVRTHDFETFAGAELERRRELGYPPFRRMLALRLEGEDGVATERFARRLAEAARKWTQGGGVQVLGPAPAPIAKLRGRMRFQVLVLGDGVRSIQTVARRLAEVADQAPPGVKVALDVDPASML; encoded by the coding sequence GTGCGGATCGAAGTCGCAGTCGGCGCCCCCGTGCGCGGCACCTTCACCTACGAAGCGGACGATGCGCTCGCCCTGGAGCCGGGCCGGCGCCTCGTCGTGCCCTTCGGCAGGCGGCGGGCGATCGGCTTCTACCTGGGCCCGGCCACCGCTGCGCCGGAGGGGCAGGTCAAGGCGGTCGAGCAGGTCCTCGACGACGGCCCGGTCTTTCCCGAAGACGTGCTCGCCCTGCTCCGCTTCGCCGCCGACTACTACCTCTACCCGCTGGGCGAGGCGCTGCGCGGGGCGCTGCCGCCGGATCTGGGCCGGGTCGGCGAGGTGGGCAGGGAGCGTTCGGAGCGGGCGCCCGCCATCGAGGCGGTGGAGCTGATCGAGTCGCCGGAGGTGGCGCGGGCTGCACTCGGGCGCTCCCGGAGCCAGGCGGCGATCGTGGAGCACCTCGCCGCCCGGGGCGGCAGCGCGCCGGTAGAGGAGCTCAAGCTCGCGGTGAAGGGGGCCCCTGCCCTGCTCAAGAAGCTCGAGGAGCGGGGGCTGGTGCGGCTGGTGCGCGTGGAGCGCAAGGCCGACGACGCCGCCTTCCGCCAGGAGAAGGCCCACCCCCCCACGCCGGCGCAGGCCCGGGCGTGCGAGGAGATCGGCGAGGCCCTGGGGCGCTTCGAGACCTTCCTCCTCCACGGTGTCACCGGCTCGGGAAAGACCGAGGTCTACCTGCGCGTGATCGCGGAGGCCCGGGCGAAGGGAAAGGGCGCGCTGGTGCTCGTGCCGGAGATCGCGCTGACGCCGCAGCTCGCCGGCCGCTTCCGCTCGCGCTTCGGCCCCGACGTGGCGGTGCTCCACAGCGGCCTCTCCGATCGGGAGCGCTCGCAGGAATTCCGGCGGCTCCTCTCCGGCGAGGCGAGGATCGCGGTGGGGGTGCGCTCGGCGGTCTTCGCGCCGGTCCGGGACCTCGGGATCGTCATCGTCGACGAGGAGCACGAGCCCTCCTTCAAGCAGGAGGAGAAGCTCCGCTACCACGCCCGGGATCTGGCGGTGTACCGGGCCCGGCTCCTCGGCGTGCCCTGCGTGCTCGGCTCGGCGACGCCGTCGCTCGAGACGCTGAAGAACGCACGGGACGGCAGGTACCGGCTGGTGGAGCTGCGCCAGCGGGTCGATTCGCGGCCCCTGCCCGAGGTGGAGCTGGTCGATCTCTCCCGAAAAGGCCGGCGCGCGGAGCCGCCACCGGGTGCGGAGCGGGCGGAGACCGAGCTGGTCGGGCCCACGTTGGCAGCGGCGATCGAGGAGACGCTGGCAGCGGGCAAACAGACCATCCTCTTCCTCAACCGGCGCGGGAACGCGTCGATGGTGGTCTGCGCCGCCTGCGGCGAGGGGGCACGCTGCCACGCCTGCGACGTCGCCCTCACCCACCACCTCCACCGCAACGAGCTCCGCTGCCACTACTGCGACTACCGGGTCCGCAAGCCGGATACGTGCCCGTCGTGCAACGGCGAGCTGCTCGTGCTGGGCATCGGCACCGAGCGCCTCGAGCAGGAGCTGGCCCGGCGCTTCCCCGACGCGCGCACCTTGCGCCTCGATCGCGACGCGGCGGGGACCTCGGCGGAGCTCACCCGGATCCTCGCCTCCTTCGCCCGCGGCGAGGCCGACGTGCTGGTCGGCACGCAGATGGTGGCCAAGGGCCACGACTTCCCCGGCGTCACCCTGGTCGGCGTGATCCTCGCCGACGTGGGGCTCGGGCTGCCCGACTTCCGGGCCTCGGAGCGGACCTTCCAGCTCCTCGCCCAGGTGGCGGGGCGCGCGGGGCGCGGCAGGGACGCGGGGCGGGTGGTGGTCCAGACCTTCAACCCGGGCGCCGAGGCGATCGCCTGCGTCCGCACCCACGACTTCGAGACCTTCGCCGGGGCGGAACTCGAGCGCAGGCGGGAGCTCGGCTACCCGCCCTTCCGCCGCATGCTGGCGCTGCGCCTCGAGGGCGAGGACGGGGTGGCGACCGAGCGCTTCGCCCGCAGGCTCGCGGAGGCGGCGCGCAAGTGGACGCAAGGCGGCGGGGTGCAGGTCCTGGGGCCTGCGCCGGCGCCGATCGCGAAGTTGCGTGGGCGGATGCGCTTCCAGGTGCTCGTGCTGGGAGACGGCGTGCGCTCGATCCAGACCGTAGCGCGGCGGCTCGCCGAGGTGGCAGACCAGGCGCCGCCCGGGGTGAAGGTGGCGCTGGACGTAGACCCCGCTTCGATGCTCTAG
- the galU gene encoding UTP--glucose-1-phosphate uridylyltransferase GalU yields MTDSPMKVRKCVVPAAGLGTRFLPATKSVPKELLPIVDTPTLQIIVGEAQAAGIEDVILITSRGKTSMVDHFDLSPELEETLGSRGKTKERDAIRAISRMARLVSIRQHEPLGLGHAVLQAAGAVGDEPFAVILGDDIIDCDARPAIKQLVECYERTGKGVVALMEVPPEETSMYGIAAGTMIDERTMQIERMVEKPKTNAPSNLAVIGRYVLPGKIFRYLREVKPGHGGEIQLTDALAMLAAEGQLVGYKFEGKRYDAGDRLGYVKANIAFALKRPELREGLVPWIRTMLAGIE; encoded by the coding sequence ATGACCGACTCCCCGATGAAGGTTCGTAAGTGCGTGGTCCCTGCTGCTGGCCTGGGCACCCGCTTCCTCCCCGCCACCAAATCGGTGCCGAAGGAGCTGCTGCCGATCGTCGATACGCCGACCCTGCAGATCATCGTCGGCGAAGCGCAGGCCGCCGGGATCGAGGACGTGATCCTCATCACCTCCCGCGGCAAGACCTCGATGGTCGACCACTTCGACCTCTCGCCGGAGCTCGAGGAGACCCTGGGCAGCAGGGGCAAGACGAAGGAGCGCGACGCGATCCGGGCGATCAGCCGGATGGCCCGCCTCGTCTCGATCCGCCAGCACGAGCCCCTCGGCCTCGGCCACGCGGTGCTCCAGGCCGCAGGCGCCGTGGGTGACGAGCCCTTCGCCGTGATCCTCGGCGACGACATCATCGACTGCGACGCGCGCCCGGCGATCAAGCAGCTGGTCGAGTGCTACGAGCGCACCGGCAAGGGCGTGGTGGCGCTGATGGAGGTCCCGCCGGAGGAGACCTCGATGTACGGCATCGCCGCCGGCACGATGATCGACGAGCGCACCATGCAGATCGAGCGGATGGTCGAGAAGCCGAAGACCAACGCGCCCTCGAACCTGGCGGTGATCGGCCGCTACGTGCTGCCCGGCAAGATCTTCCGCTATCTGCGCGAGGTGAAGCCCGGCCACGGCGGCGAGATCCAGCTCACCGACGCCCTGGCGATGCTGGCGGCGGAGGGGCAGCTCGTCGGCTACAAATTCGAGGGCAAGCGCTACGACGCGGGCGATCGCCTCGGCTACGTGAAGGCGAACATCGCCTTCGCCCTGAAGCGCCCGGAGCTCCGCGAGGGGCTGGTCCCCTGGATCCGGACGATGCTCGCCGGGATCGAGTAG
- a CDS encoding sigma-70 family RNA polymerase sigma factor, with amino-acid sequence MESDRDLLVKAKGGDRRALDTLLRKHEPKVFRFGLRMCGDEEAAREVLQRTLLTAFEQLGTFREDAQLSTWLYSIARSFCSRHHRRTRSAPLHDVALDAPGGDQALPPAEDLDPESKVAQAEIAELLGAAIAALPDAYREVVVLRDVEGLSAEEASAVIGIGVPALKSRLHRGRQMLKAHLAALLREEGRSVGGVQACGGLAKELEGLADQELDQNACAAIEEHVRGCRPCAATLGKLQETAALCSRLPKGEVPEPVQRAVRSALLDALGGG; translated from the coding sequence ATGGAGAGCGATCGCGATCTGCTGGTGAAGGCCAAGGGCGGCGACCGCCGCGCCCTCGACACGCTGCTGCGCAAGCACGAGCCGAAGGTCTTCCGCTTCGGGCTGCGCATGTGCGGCGACGAGGAGGCGGCGCGGGAGGTGCTCCAGCGCACCCTGCTCACCGCCTTCGAGCAGCTCGGCACCTTCCGCGAGGACGCCCAGCTCTCCACCTGGCTCTATTCGATCGCCCGCTCCTTCTGCAGCCGCCACCACCGCCGCACCCGCTCCGCGCCGCTCCACGACGTGGCGCTGGACGCACCCGGCGGCGATCAGGCGCTTCCTCCCGCGGAGGATCTCGACCCCGAGAGCAAGGTCGCCCAGGCGGAGATCGCCGAGCTCCTCGGCGCAGCGATCGCCGCGCTGCCGGACGCCTACCGCGAGGTGGTGGTCCTCCGCGACGTGGAGGGGCTCTCCGCGGAGGAGGCCTCCGCGGTGATCGGCATCGGCGTGCCCGCCTTGAAGAGCCGCCTCCACCGGGGCCGGCAGATGCTCAAGGCCCACCTCGCCGCGCTCCTGCGCGAGGAGGGGCGGAGCGTGGGCGGCGTGCAGGCCTGCGGCGGGCTGGCGAAGGAGCTCGAGGGGCTGGCCGACCAGGAACTCGACCAGAACGCCTGCGCCGCCATCGAGGAGCACGTCCGAGGCTGCAGGCCCTGCGCCGCCACCCTGGGCAAGCTCCAGGAGACCGCCGCCCTCTGCAGCAGGCTGCCGAAGGGCGAGGTCCCCGAGCCGGTCCAGCGCGCGGTGCGCTCCGCCCTGCTGGACGCCCTCGGAGGGGGCTGA
- a CDS encoding threonine aldolase family protein: protein MHLPIDLRSDTVTRAPAAMREAMARAEVGDDVYGEDPTVALLERRVAELLGKEAALFFPTGTMANQAAIGAQAGPGDEVICEAGAHVVAFEGGALSALWGAQARPLPGQRGLLSAAQVAAAIQPPGNDHFPASRLLCVENTANRGGGTVWPLALLEEVSGVAHRAGLAVHLDGARLWNASAASGVALADYAACADTVSVCLSKGLGAPAGSLVATSAEFAPKLRRLRKRLGGGLRQVGHLAAAGLYALEHHLPRLAEDHEKARRIATALADVPGLSVAPVETNIVYVELADGLDSASLLHRLREAGVLAGSDGPRKIRLVTHFDVAPEACDEAARRIAGCL, encoded by the coding sequence ATGCACCTCCCCATCGACCTCCGCTCCGACACCGTGACCCGTGCCCCTGCCGCCATGCGCGAGGCGATGGCCCGCGCCGAAGTCGGCGACGACGTCTATGGCGAAGACCCCACCGTCGCGCTGCTCGAGCGCCGGGTGGCGGAGCTCCTCGGCAAGGAGGCGGCGCTCTTCTTCCCCACCGGCACCATGGCCAACCAGGCCGCCATCGGCGCACAGGCGGGGCCCGGCGACGAGGTGATCTGCGAGGCCGGCGCCCACGTGGTCGCCTTCGAGGGCGGCGCCCTCTCCGCGCTCTGGGGCGCGCAGGCCCGCCCCCTCCCCGGCCAGCGGGGCCTCCTCTCCGCGGCGCAGGTGGCGGCGGCGATCCAGCCCCCCGGCAACGACCACTTCCCCGCCTCCCGCCTCCTCTGCGTGGAGAACACCGCCAACCGCGGCGGCGGCACCGTGTGGCCGCTGGCCCTCCTCGAGGAGGTGAGCGGCGTCGCCCACCGGGCCGGCCTCGCCGTCCACCTCGACGGCGCCCGCCTCTGGAACGCCTCCGCCGCCTCCGGGGTCGCGCTGGCCGACTACGCCGCCTGCGCCGACACCGTGAGCGTCTGCCTCTCCAAGGGGCTCGGCGCCCCGGCGGGATCGCTGGTCGCCACCAGCGCCGAGTTCGCCCCGAAGCTGCGCCGTCTGCGCAAGCGCCTCGGCGGCGGCCTGCGCCAGGTGGGCCACCTCGCCGCAGCGGGACTCTACGCCCTGGAGCACCACCTGCCCCGCCTCGCCGAGGATCACGAGAAGGCCCGCCGGATCGCCACCGCCCTCGCCGACGTGCCCGGCCTCTCCGTCGCCCCGGTCGAGACCAACATCGTCTACGTGGAGCTCGCCGACGGCCTCGACTCGGCCTCGCTCCTCCACCGCCTCCGCGAGGCCGGCGTCCTCGCAGGCTCCGACGGCCCCCGCAAGATCCGCCTCGTGACCCACTTCGACGTCGCGCCGGAGGCGTGTGACGAGGCCGCCCGCCGCATCGCCGGCTGCCTCTGA
- a CDS encoding anti-sigma factor family protein, with amino-acid sequence MSCLNDELLGEVIDGVAAAATLAHLENCDACSERVEAMQGLGALLRAVPLARERAPAAVVGTLRGLEAGASSEGRRRWRAFTGFVAAAAAAAVLVVSPTGGGVPVALADEAVSHHLRSFANGTAWEMESTDPAQVASWLSTGLGQEVQVPTRPGLELVGARRCSLFGERAGAVIYRDVAGTAVTMFVPAPGSAAERACERAVGECSQARDGQTVCVVEGEDGSPRVLVGELPAAQLCQVAQG; translated from the coding sequence ATGAGCTGCCTGAACGACGAGCTGCTGGGAGAGGTCATCGACGGCGTCGCCGCCGCGGCGACCCTCGCCCACCTCGAGAACTGCGACGCCTGCAGCGAGCGCGTCGAGGCGATGCAGGGGCTCGGGGCGCTGCTGCGCGCCGTCCCGCTGGCCCGCGAGCGGGCGCCTGCGGCGGTGGTGGGGACCCTGCGCGGCCTCGAGGCCGGCGCGAGCAGCGAGGGGCGGCGGCGGTGGCGCGCGTTCACCGGCTTCGTCGCAGCCGCTGCAGCCGCTGCGGTGCTCGTCGTCTCGCCCACCGGCGGCGGCGTCCCCGTGGCCCTCGCCGACGAGGCGGTCTCGCACCACCTGCGCTCCTTCGCCAACGGCACCGCGTGGGAGATGGAGAGCACCGATCCCGCGCAGGTCGCCTCGTGGCTGAGCACCGGCCTCGGGCAGGAGGTGCAGGTGCCGACGCGGCCCGGCCTCGAGCTGGTCGGCGCGCGGCGCTGCTCCCTCTTCGGCGAGCGGGCGGGCGCGGTGATCTACCGCGACGTCGCCGGCACCGCGGTGACGATGTTCGTGCCCGCCCCGGGCAGCGCCGCCGAGCGCGCCTGCGAGCGGGCGGTGGGCGAGTGCAGCCAGGCCCGCGACGGCCAGACGGTCTGCGTGGTCGAGGGCGAGGACGGCAGCCCCCGCGTCCTCGTCGGCGAACTTCCCGCCGCGCAGCTCTGCCAGGTGGCGCAGGGCTGA
- a CDS encoding M23 family metallopeptidase has translation MSPPHRHLLLLAFAAAACAPKARAPFPADAFAQRQAPLAPAAPAGAGPAPMRVHADGRIVFAGENDTLPALLRRFEATRDEAPRAAWEAWLAGLDQALRDDQPRLEIVRAAAAFDVHFDALRTEDPLLAEQLGERSAILRSLLLEAEDQPPPAVDAGVPLAPLRMLQPPVEPLIVTSFFGLRRDPFDGRSRFHFGLDLDGPAGCAVVAAAGGTIASAGWAGGHGMRVEIDHGDGVITGYSHLSAVLVRRGDAVFAGDAIGLLGSTGRSTGPHLHFELWRDGEAEDPLDWIEARSLQISALP, from the coding sequence GTGTCGCCGCCGCACCGCCACCTTCTCCTCCTGGCCTTCGCCGCAGCAGCCTGCGCGCCGAAGGCCCGGGCCCCCTTTCCCGCCGACGCCTTCGCGCAGCGGCAGGCCCCCCTCGCGCCAGCGGCGCCTGCGGGAGCCGGCCCCGCCCCGATGCGCGTCCATGCCGACGGGCGGATCGTCTTCGCCGGCGAGAATGACACCCTGCCTGCGCTGCTGCGCCGCTTCGAGGCGACGCGCGACGAAGCGCCACGGGCCGCCTGGGAGGCGTGGCTCGCAGGCCTCGACCAGGCCCTGCGCGACGACCAGCCGCGCCTCGAGATCGTGCGGGCCGCGGCGGCGTTCGACGTCCACTTCGACGCGCTCCGCACCGAGGACCCGCTCCTCGCCGAGCAGCTCGGCGAGCGCTCCGCGATCCTGCGCTCGCTGCTCCTCGAGGCCGAGGACCAGCCGCCGCCCGCCGTCGACGCCGGCGTCCCCCTCGCGCCGCTCCGCATGCTGCAGCCGCCGGTCGAGCCGCTGATCGTCACCAGCTTCTTCGGCCTGCGCCGCGATCCCTTCGACGGCAGATCGCGCTTCCACTTCGGCCTCGATCTCGACGGCCCCGCGGGTTGCGCGGTGGTCGCAGCGGCGGGCGGCACCATCGCCTCCGCGGGCTGGGCGGGTGGCCACGGCATGCGCGTCGAGATCGATCACGGCGACGGCGTGATCACCGGCTACAGCCACCTCTCCGCAGTCCTCGTCCGCCGCGGCGACGCGGTCTTCGCCGGCGACGCCATCGGCCTGCTCGGCAGCACCGGCCGCTCCACGGGACCGCACCTGCACTTCGAGCTCTGGCGCGACGGCGAGGCGGAGGATCCCCTCGACTGGATCGAGGCGCGCTCGCTGCAGATCAGCGCGTTGCCGTAG
- a CDS encoding sigma-70 family RNA polymerase sigma factor: protein MDAHHFTRLIEPHLDVLHRLARRLAPTRADAEDLAQEALVRAFEKRDALRDPGKVRGWVLATMRNLHLNRIRDEKPHLLVLTGDKPDEAGAGEPRGDLERELLDRHLPDELFLAMRALPEEQASAIWLREVEGLSYEELAEAMGTPIGTVRSRLARARAALLEEMQPARCRASGA, encoded by the coding sequence TTGGACGCCCACCACTTCACCCGGCTGATCGAGCCGCACCTCGACGTGCTCCATCGCCTGGCCCGGCGCCTCGCTCCCACGCGGGCGGACGCCGAGGACCTGGCGCAGGAGGCGCTCGTCCGTGCCTTCGAGAAGCGGGACGCCTTGCGCGATCCCGGCAAGGTGCGGGGATGGGTCCTGGCCACGATGCGCAATCTCCACCTCAACCGGATCCGCGACGAGAAGCCGCACCTGCTCGTCCTCACCGGCGACAAGCCGGACGAGGCCGGGGCCGGCGAACCCCGCGGCGATCTCGAGCGGGAGCTGCTCGACCGGCACCTGCCGGACGAGCTCTTCCTCGCGATGCGGGCCCTGCCGGAAGAGCAGGCCTCGGCGATCTGGTTGCGCGAGGTGGAGGGGCTCTCCTACGAGGAGCTGGCCGAGGCGATGGGTACTCCGATCGGCACCGTTCGTTCCCGCCTCGCACGGGCCCGTGCCGCGCTGCTCGAAGAGATGCAGCCGGCGCGGTGTCGTGCCTCTGGAGCCTGA
- a CDS encoding prephenate dehydrogenase, translating into MNVTPPEPPYGVIGLGLVGGSLARALARSLPEARLVVVEPDPSARAAALRDRISKDALEAPGPLLSECNLIFLCVPTTELPGLLPQLAPHLRPDAILADVLPVKASVERMVAEALPDARFVGCHPLVGGRDPTGWSRSRPDLFVGRPVALCPRDGQESLAAGVGTVWAALGARPVVLPAEEHDRIVAATNHAPYLTALGLARVAAATPGAERLVGRGLEEALRLAGSAPEILATAVAANPFAPAVIRVLADELVRLADLAENDPAGFEAAAAEAREARARLAPE; encoded by the coding sequence GTGAACGTCACCCCTCCCGAACCGCCCTATGGCGTGATCGGCCTCGGCCTCGTCGGTGGATCCCTCGCCAGGGCGCTGGCCCGCTCGCTTCCCGAGGCGCGCCTCGTGGTGGTGGAGCCGGACCCTTCCGCCCGGGCGGCGGCGCTCCGCGACCGGATCTCCAAGGACGCCCTCGAGGCGCCGGGGCCGCTCCTCTCCGAATGCAACCTGATCTTCCTCTGCGTGCCGACCACGGAGCTGCCCGGGCTGCTCCCGCAGCTTGCGCCCCATCTCCGTCCCGACGCGATCCTCGCCGACGTGCTGCCGGTGAAGGCCTCGGTGGAGCGGATGGTGGCAGAGGCGCTTCCCGACGCCCGCTTCGTCGGCTGCCATCCGCTGGTCGGCGGGCGCGATCCGACCGGCTGGTCCCGCTCCCGCCCCGATCTCTTCGTGGGAAGGCCGGTGGCGCTCTGCCCGCGGGACGGGCAGGAGTCGCTGGCTGCAGGCGTGGGCACGGTCTGGGCCGCGCTGGGCGCGAGGCCGGTCGTCCTTCCCGCCGAGGAGCACGATCGGATCGTGGCGGCGACCAACCACGCTCCCTACCTCACGGCCCTCGGCCTCGCCCGCGTCGCCGCCGCGACGCCGGGGGCGGAGCGGCTGGTGGGCCGCGGGCTCGAGGAGGCGCTGCGCCTGGCAGGCTCCGCTCCCGAGATCCTCGCCACCGCCGTGGCCGCCAATCCCTTCGCGCCTGCGGTGATCCGCGTGCTGGCCGACGAGCTCGTCCGCCTCGCCGATCTGGCGGAGAACGATCCGGCGGGCTTCGAGGCTGCCGCTGCCGAGGCCCGCGAGGCCCGCGCCCGCCTCGCGCCGGAATAG